A part of Acropora palmata chromosome 6, jaAcrPala1.3, whole genome shotgun sequence genomic DNA contains:
- the LOC141885341 gene encoding uncharacterized protein LOC141885341, with protein sequence MCSTPTDWAPHKSKKLKGDRGLTFLQSKGLHQLTNQLLHVGTPICKQCRGKLKTELVVLPPLTSPSRSNLDFSNAIAHQKEELALPSLVSDTSASTESAIDVSSPHSFLPKVNAACSEESESNCSDLLEAFGKLAVDDDQSVVEFPDEGSSSSESSDGCHIDLQGLRREKLNQFLTVCGKEERVPGHPKKSWEKLSNQRKNIYVTRATTAIVTALEVIAPGDAGHLWTAVQSSLCVETALGMDDNIDRKYLEALAETYQHATSWDTRRQVLAIIADLVPYRDIQKFIPGLTDYRIKEARMHILKYGRGAAVPLTKSPRMRVNESQLDHFLTFITSSHVVQDLPFGQRYLHLENGQVLETPNVIRAMIPQRFIEQYTQFCKEDDMKPLSPATISRLLTVCAATVRKSLQGLDYIAADGAKAFDDLSAVAVKLKDKCVCDGEWFSYCQEALKAGKQYIKTEYKVHITQGSRVADHCAVYALSDPKEDHFQGTCDHAHDQSCSSCEGLDSVLSSIEASVRHKTSNLSDEERDDMMYSCQQAVQAIHTWKAHQLRVLQQDKCRIDVLQELNFNEVLITQDWAMKFLPLKYRETQTDWFGKRGISWHISVVVRRETGGNLQHQAFVHIAKNCSQDSNVVAAIMEHILRNLSNEHPEITTAYFRQDNAGCYKSAAMLAACPLMQKTTGINVRRVDFSDPQGGKGSCDRKAATIKAHVRRFVNEGHDVLTADDFRDAILSNNGVRGVRVAVVNCEFLAPAQPVKWEGVSSINNLSYQVNGVTVWKAYDVGKGKTILRTQLQAPSTLQNQFNGSFSDGDFVDICASTRSAPELKTSTIPLHHQVNDTSTEEQTPKQFTCPVDQCVKCFQQYGSLEIQLQYGSCKLVPERENLFDKAKICYRDKLLHDRGIYPVLISSTLPLPVGDIKPKGWALKVTKKATR encoded by the exons atgtgttcaaCCCCCACAGACTGGGCTCCACACAAgtccaaaaaattaaaaggcgATCGTGGGTTGACATTTCTTCAGTCCAAAGGACTTCACCAGCTAACCAATCAGTTGCTACATGTTGGCACAC CTATTTGCAAACAATGTCGCGGAAAGCTGAAAACAGAGCTCGTGGTACTTCCGCCGCTCACAAGTCCTTCCCGTTCTAACCTGGACTTCAGCAATGCTATTGCACACCAGAAAGAAGAACTGGCACTCCCATCACTTGTCAGTGATACATCGGCTAGCACAGAGAGCGCAATTGATGTCTCATCCCCGCACAGCTTTTTGCCAAAAGTAAATGCAGCCTGTAGTGAG GAATCAGAAAGTAACTGCAGTGATTTGTTGGAGGCGTTTGGAAAATTGGCTGTCGACGACGACCAAAGCGTTGTAGAGTTTCCAGACGAGGGCAGCAGTAGTAGTGAGTCGTCTGATGGCTGCCATATAGATCTCCAAGGTCTACGTAGAGAAAAACTCAACCAGTTTTTAACTGTTTGTGGAAAAGAAGAGAGGGTACCTGGCCATCCGAAAAAAAGCTGGGAAAAGCTGAGTAACCAAAGAAAGAATATTTATGTCACTAGAGCAACAACTGCAATTGTAACTGCATTAGAGGTGATAGCACCTGGAGATGCTGGACATTTGTGGACAGCTGTTCAGTCGTCCCTTTGTGTTGAAACTGCCCTTGGAATGGACGATAACATTGATAGAAAGTATCTAGAGGCATTGGCCGAGACATACCAGCACGCTACAAGTTGGGACACCCGCAGACAGGTCCTGGCAATTATAGCAGACTTGGTTCCTTATCGTGATATTCAGAAATTCATACCTGGTCTAACAGATTACAGAATCAAGGAAGCTCGGATGCATATCTTGAAATATGGACGTGGCGCTGCTGTGCCACTTACAAAAAGTCCTAGAATGAGGGTCAATGAAAGCCAGCTTGATCATTTCTTGACTTTCATAACGAGTTCCCATGTAGTGCAGGACCTTCCATTTGGCCAGCGATACCTCCATTTGGAAAACGGTCAGGTTTTAGAAACCCCGAATGTAATTCGAGCAATGATCCCACAAAGATTCATTGAGCAGTACACCCAGTTTTGTAAAGAGGATGACATGAAACCACTCAGTCCAGCCACTATTTCACGCCTGTTAACCGTATGCGCTGCAACTGTTCGTAAGTCTCTTCAGGGCCTGGACTACATCGCTGCCGATGGAGCTAAGGCTTTTGATGACTTATCTGCTGTAGCTGTAAAACTCAAAGACAAGTGCGTTTGTGACGGGGAATGGTTTTCTTACTGTCAAGAAGCACTAAAAGCAGGAAAACAGTACATTAAGACAGAGTACAAG GTTCATATCACACAAGGATCCCGCGTCGCTGATCACTGTGCGGTATATGCACTAAGCGACCCTAAGGAAGACCATTTTCAAGGCACATGCGATCACGCTCATGACCAATCCTGTTCCTCTTGTGAAGGGCTTGATTCTGTTCTCTCGAGCATCGAGGCTTCAGTGAGACATAAGACTAGCAACCTGTCAGACGAGGAGCGTGACGATATGATGTATTCTTGCCAGCAGGCTGTACAAGCCATTCACACTTGGAAAGCTCACCAGCTTCGCGTCCTTCAACAGGATAAATGTCGCAtcgatgtgctgcaagaattaaatttcaatgaaGTTCTGATAACCCAGGACTGGGCTATGAAATTCTTACCGCTAAAGTACCGAGAGACCCAAACAGATTGGTTTGGGAAAAGAGGCATATCTTGGCACATAAGTGTTGTAGTCAGAAGAGAGACGGGCGGGAACCTACAACATCAAGCTTTTGTTCACATTGCCAAGAACTGCTCACAGGATAGCAACGTCGTTGCAGCTATCATGGAGCATATTCTTCGCAATCTTAGCAATGAACACCCTGAAATAACAACAGCATATTTTCGTCAAGATAACGCAGGTTGTTATAAGAGCGCAGCAATGCTAGCAGCTTGCCCGTTAATGCAGAAGACCACCGGTATAAATGTAAGAAGAGTTGATTTTAGCGACCCACAGGGTGGTAAAGGTTCATGTGACCGCAAAGCTGCCACTATTAAAGCCCACGTTCGTCGTTTCGTTAACGAAGGACACGATGTTCTTACGGCTGATGACTTTAGAGATGCCATCTTATCTAACAATGGAGTGCGTGGTGTGCGAGTTGCGGTGGTGAATTGTGAATTCCTTGCGCCAGCACAGCCTGTGAAGTGGGAGGGCGTTAGCAGTATCAACAACCTGTCATACCAGGTTAACGGTGTCACTGTCTGGAAAGCATATGACGTTGGCAAAGGGAAGACCATCCTCCGGACACAGCTCCAAG CTCCAAGTACTCTACAAAATCAATTCAATGGCAGCTTCTCTGATGGAGACTTCGTAGACATCTGTGCTAGTACCAGGTCAGCTCCAGAGCTCAAGACTAGCACGATACCTTTACATCACCAAGTAAACGACACCAGTACTGAAGAGCAGACACCAAAACAATTCACTTGCCCAGTTGATCAATGTGTGAAGTGCTTTCAACAGTACGGTTCTCTCGAGATCCAGTTACAATATGGTTCGTGTAAACTTGTTCCTGAAAGAGAAAATCTATTTGACAAGGCCAAAATATGCTACAGAGACAAACTTCTTCATGATCGTGGTATTTACCCAGTCCTAATAAGTTCAACGCTTCCCCTTCCTGTTGGAGACATTAAACCTAAAGGCTGGGCCCTGAAAGTGACGAAGAAGGCTACccgttga
- the LOC141884996 gene encoding uncharacterized protein LOC141884996: protein MSDDETFSQSSQSSLSIDDENMPEHVIRHYQFEPEFSSSEESVEEEGDLEGEQQHEDENFRTRNLDWCTCGNCQILNRNEECTCCSEFSQFCDKNREAVETGEVAEAQFV from the exons ATGTCTGACGACGAAACGTTTTCACAATCATCTCAATCAAGCCTATCTATTGACGATGAAAATATGCCTGAACATGTGATTCGGCACTACCAGTTCGAACCAGAGTTTTCTTCCAGCGAAGAAAGTGTGGAAGAAGAAGGAGATTTAGAAGGGGAGCAGCAACACGAGGACGAAAATTTTCGTACCAGAAATCTGGACTG GTGTACATGTGGAAATTGCCAAATACTGAACAGAAATGAGGAATGTACCTGCTGTTCAGAGTTTTCTCAGTTCTGCGACAAAAACAGGGAGGCAGTAGAGACGGGGGAGGTTGCTGAAGCCCAGTTTGTATAA